The Lycium barbarum isolate Lr01 chromosome 10, ASM1917538v2, whole genome shotgun sequence genome includes a region encoding these proteins:
- the LOC132614229 gene encoding F-box protein At3g07870-like isoform X2, translating to MALECFTWTTELLGSLLHTICRVDDGETFECLPDCLIIDILSRLPPHSFLRCRWVCRHWRALVSSQDYFTTLHDDLCRASRPMLLIQDHFAKHGQDLYVFGESKRKQKKAVFEKFHLRPELMINNPHAHHLILLYSCQGVLLFGDLRWKSTYYVFNPITQEEVTVQHTLYPGYLCALYFCPYTRQFRILYAQVRGTSCQYFIYTFKTQTRRKIRSSSSFNFLSSGDNPAVVNGALHWIMHHDLERKNIPPCENGIMVFRMDKEELSAMPHPGSCVCKSKQVHRTMTLLVKDDCLSFCNLLVPEYAVDIWILEDYETRAWIKRIGNSESIDNSHWESSSN from the exons ATGGCACTTGAATGCTTCACATGGACTACAGAACTGTTGGGTTCACTACTTCATACAATATGTAGAGTTGATGATGGTGAAACTTTTGAATGTTTGCCCGATTGTCTCATCATCGATATTCTGAGTAGGCTTCCCCCACATTCTTTTCTTAGATGTCGATGGGTTTGTAGGCATTGGAGAGCTTTGGTCTCATCACAGGACTATTTTACCACCTTACATGATGATCTCTGTAGAGCTAGTAGACCCATGCTTCTCATACAGGATCATTTTGCCAAGCACGGACAGGATCTTTATGTTTTTGGTGAAAGCAAGAGGAAGCAGAAGAAGGCCGTCTTCGAGAAATTTCATCTTAGGCCTGAGCTTATGATTAATAATCCCCACGCACATCACCTTATTCTTCTATACTCTTGTCAAGGAGTTCTTCTGTTTGGTGACTTAAGGTGGAAGTCAACTTATTATGTTTTCAACCCAATAACACAAGAGGAAGTAACTGTACAACATACACTCTACCCCGGCTACTTATGCGCTCTGTACTTTTGTCCATACACAAGACAATTCAGAATTCTTTACGCGCAAGTACGAGGCACTTcttgtcaatattttatatatactTTCAAGACGCAGACGAGGAGGAAAATCCGTTCGTCCTCCTCTTTCAACTTTTTGTCATCCGGTGACAATCCGGCAGTAGTTAATGGAGCATTGCATTGGATTATGCACCACGATTTAGAAAGGAAAAATATTCCTCCTTGTGAAAATGGAATAATGGTTTTCAGAATGGATAAAGAAGAACTCTCTGCTATGCCTCATCCTGGAAGTTGTGTGTGCAAGTCAAAGCAAGTGCATCGAACTATGACTCTTTTGGTGAAGGATGATTGTTTGTCTTTCTGTAACTTGCTTGTCCCCGAGTATGCTGTGGATATATGGATCTTGGAGGACTATGAGACGAGGGCGTGGATCAAAAG GATAGGCAACAGTGAGAGCATTGATAATAGCCATTGGGAGAGCAGTAGCAACTGA
- the LOC132614229 gene encoding F-box protein At3g07870-like isoform X1: MALECFTWTTELLGSLLHTICRVDDGETFECLPDCLIIDILSRLPPHSFLRCRWVCRHWRALVSSQDYFTTLHDDLCRASRPMLLIQDHFAKHGQDLYVFGESKRKQKKAVFEKFHLRPELMINNPHAHHLILLYSCQGVLLFGDLRWKSTYYVFNPITQEEVTVQHTLYPGYLCALYFCPYTRQFRILYAQVRGTSCQYFIYTFKTQTRRKIRSSSSFNFLSSGDNPAVVNGALHWIMHHDLERKNIPPCENGIMVFRMDKEELSAMPHPGSCVCKSKQVHRTMTLLVKDDCLSFCNLLVPEYAVDIWILEDYETRAWIKRYKVNLFDKIFFPFCLCFMEMQSRIGDSSSLIKLLNIQEGELLLHLRADGGLFLYHLYHRTVKKIEMPRQKMSLYTCTPYMKSFLAIA, encoded by the coding sequence ATGGCACTTGAATGCTTCACATGGACTACAGAACTGTTGGGTTCACTACTTCATACAATATGTAGAGTTGATGATGGTGAAACTTTTGAATGTTTGCCCGATTGTCTCATCATCGATATTCTGAGTAGGCTTCCCCCACATTCTTTTCTTAGATGTCGATGGGTTTGTAGGCATTGGAGAGCTTTGGTCTCATCACAGGACTATTTTACCACCTTACATGATGATCTCTGTAGAGCTAGTAGACCCATGCTTCTCATACAGGATCATTTTGCCAAGCACGGACAGGATCTTTATGTTTTTGGTGAAAGCAAGAGGAAGCAGAAGAAGGCCGTCTTCGAGAAATTTCATCTTAGGCCTGAGCTTATGATTAATAATCCCCACGCACATCACCTTATTCTTCTATACTCTTGTCAAGGAGTTCTTCTGTTTGGTGACTTAAGGTGGAAGTCAACTTATTATGTTTTCAACCCAATAACACAAGAGGAAGTAACTGTACAACATACACTCTACCCCGGCTACTTATGCGCTCTGTACTTTTGTCCATACACAAGACAATTCAGAATTCTTTACGCGCAAGTACGAGGCACTTcttgtcaatattttatatatactTTCAAGACGCAGACGAGGAGGAAAATCCGTTCGTCCTCCTCTTTCAACTTTTTGTCATCCGGTGACAATCCGGCAGTAGTTAATGGAGCATTGCATTGGATTATGCACCACGATTTAGAAAGGAAAAATATTCCTCCTTGTGAAAATGGAATAATGGTTTTCAGAATGGATAAAGAAGAACTCTCTGCTATGCCTCATCCTGGAAGTTGTGTGTGCAAGTCAAAGCAAGTGCATCGAACTATGACTCTTTTGGTGAAGGATGATTGTTTGTCTTTCTGTAACTTGCTTGTCCCCGAGTATGCTGTGGATATATGGATCTTGGAGGACTATGAGACGAGGGCGTGGATCAAAAGGTACAAGGTTAATCTCTTTGATAAGATATTTTTCCCTTTTTGTTTGTGTTTCATGGAAATGCAATCGCGTATTGGCGACAGCTCTAGTCTGATAAAACTTTTGAACATCCAAGAAGGTGAACTTTTGCTTCACTTGCGGGCTGATGGAGGGTtatttctttatcatttatatcATAGAACTGTGAAGAAAATTGAAATGCCGCGACAAAAAATGTCGTTATATACGTGCACGCCTTATATGAAGAGTTTCCTGGCAATAGCCTAA